A single window of bacterium DNA harbors:
- a CDS encoding IS3 family transposase (programmed frameshift): MARAKYRPEQIIPMLREAEVEIGKGMTVREVCRKLGVQENTYYHWRREYGGLKMDQAKRLKELEVENSRLKRVIADLTLDKQILSEAVRGKFLSPADRRRTVLAVRCSLGEARVSERRVCQVLDQCRSSQRYVPARRSDENELTSLVIALACQYGTYGYRIITGLIRLTGWRVNHKRIERIWRQAGLKVPRKQPKRRRLWLNDGSCIRLRPEYPNHVWSYDFVTWQTANGRAFRVLAVLDEYTRECLALLVSRKITADDVLAQLEELFLFRGTPDHIRSDNGPEFTAQMVRGWLARLEVETLFITPGSPWENGYVESFNCRLKDFLKGEIFDTLKQAQVLIEQWRVHYNTVRPHSSLGYKPPAPETKKQLLPSPLRYDGSNRV; this comes from the exons TTTGCCGGAAGCTGGGGGTTCAGGAGAACACGTACTATCATTGGCGGCGGGAGTACGGGGGGCTGAAGATGGATCAAGCGAAGCGGCTGAAGGAGTTGGAAGTTGAGAACAGCCGGTTGAAGCGTGTGATCGCGGACTTGACGTTGGACAAGCAGATTTTGAGTGAGGCGGTGCGGGGAAAAT TCTTAAGCCCAGCGGATCGTCGTAGAACGGTCCTGGCGGTTCGCTGTTCGCTGGGCGAAGCGAGAGTGTCGGAGCGTCGAGTGTGTCAGGTGTTGGATCAGTGCCGCAGCAGTCAACGTTATGTTCCGGCGCGGCGCTCTGACGAGAACGAGTTGACATCGTTGGTGATTGCGCTGGCGTGTCAATACGGCACGTACGGCTATCGCATCATCACAGGGTTGATCCGCTTGACCGGTTGGCGTGTTAATCACAAACGGATCGAGCGCATTTGGCGCCAGGCGGGGCTGAAAGTCCCGCGCAAGCAGCCAAAGCGCAGACGCTTGTGGCTGAATGACGGCTCGTGCATCCGCTTGCGGCCGGAGTATCCAAACCATGTGTGGAGTTACGACTTCGTGACGTGGCAGACGGCGAACGGCAGAGCGTTTAGAGTGTTGGCTGTGCTGGATGAGTACACGCGGGAGTGTTTGGCGTTACTCGTGAGTCGCAAGATCACAGCGGACGATGTGCTGGCGCAGTTGGAAGAGCTGTTTTTGTTCCGGGGCACACCGGATCACATCCGCAGTGACAACGGGCCCGAGTTTACGGCGCAGATGGTACGGGGCTGGCTGGCGAGGTTGGAAGTGGAGACGCTGTTCATCACACCGGGCAGTCCGTGGGAGAACGGCTATGTGGAGAGCTTCAACTGCCGACTGAAGGACTTCTTGAAAGGCGAGATCTTCGACACGCTCAAGCAGGCGCAGGTCCTGATCGAACAGTGGCGGGTGCATTACAACACGGTTAGACCGCACAGCTCCCTGGGCTACAAGCCGCCTGCCCCGGAAACGAAAAAACAATTACTTCCGTCTCCGCTACGCTACGACGGAAGTAACCGAGTGTAA
- a CDS encoding T9SS type A sorting domain-containing protein codes for MIRTCCVSIFLFAISAFGQLTLTAEPYFLSIPNADSLSTDWFLEISDSLDFGFAHPVDVDVIKLSPADYRVVFLDAHEELFRVFKIDQVNGLTGSDIVASGMLEDTTFHDATAMCQIRASEYFNPETDRIAVTFWAGDIMGIFKFNQWTNSLALEDTIGIHDVKRPIGIVRAFDQFFVVSEDSQAVYRLDDDGFILGRYGRQGLSASGYNWISGIEGYLQSSNDLHLYLCDGIYRRVDHLHALSSGNTIARVSQDWARSTDSSDYLLHEVALFPSEGLVGMNRFESTFYFWDDTDELSAATRSEFTWPDTASQPVHIWQLLGRLVVAYLPNSTDWVLRSYEVNSIPFDDPISYNDTLWTSAMSPIYVTDSIRIGAGEKLTINAGVTVKFDYRTAIVVDSGGTLEVNGSSSNEVSLENMNVGETWRGITVKKGSLSMDWVTVTDCDTVCIYTDSPANVQISNCTLSGANMALNTPVLRLWGSPGVTQTVENTVVDDVPTGVGLYLLNSSVKFQNVDITNCSRINSYINHSNGQFRECTFSGRSSVYGVLFSTSGTAPTFECCTFENLAPLSGSYTSTVVALSGTAPVFGYEGSSLACNEFKDSSVTLLKMYGASVLPIIDNPGGSGAGGHNDWYQYNSSGIYIYWNSPYPNPLVPYPAKEQYWNWTPVSINDFYPSNLNNFTLGTGESSPWGPCEGSSASHAPRGNEIAQRLDDEPSFFDSLFQVAVAYEASEEYESAQSIYRTIATSSDDYMLAWQAMTHCVSTQAFLDPVIGEAWIPALMDSLIAVDSSAYPTRVYGERLLASYRSARGEYEIALEALADLLDSDLTDEDSLLVLMDVLGIQMSAGLIDYQGVLDDRMLSRFPQSIIINTSLEAIRVNFDLVEQLGRISSDDEPEMSSAVPRELKLYQNYPNPFNPNTSIEFDLPERTQVNVAVYNTLGQVAAELLNTTMRPGHHSVIWSGKSSGGKDVATGLYIYRIRAGSFADAKKMILLR; via the coding sequence ATGATTAGGACGTGTTGCGTAAGCATTTTTTTGTTCGCAATCTCAGCATTTGGACAGTTGACATTAACGGCTGAGCCTTATTTTTTAAGCATCCCAAACGCTGACAGCCTCTCCACAGATTGGTTTCTGGAGATATCTGATTCACTGGACTTCGGATTTGCTCATCCGGTTGACGTGGATGTCATCAAGCTTTCTCCTGCGGATTACCGGGTTGTTTTCTTGGATGCTCATGAGGAGCTGTTTCGCGTGTTCAAGATTGATCAGGTGAATGGCCTCACAGGAAGCGACATTGTAGCATCTGGTATGCTTGAAGATACAACGTTTCATGATGCCACAGCGATGTGTCAAATCAGAGCAAGTGAGTATTTCAACCCCGAGACGGACAGAATTGCTGTTACGTTTTGGGCGGGCGACATCATGGGAATCTTCAAATTCAACCAATGGACGAACAGCCTTGCCCTTGAGGATACAATCGGTATCCATGACGTGAAGCGCCCGATTGGGATTGTCCGGGCTTTTGACCAGTTTTTTGTCGTAAGTGAGGACTCGCAGGCCGTATACAGACTGGATGATGATGGGTTTATTCTGGGACGCTACGGGAGACAGGGTCTGTCCGCCAGCGGCTACAATTGGATCAGTGGAATCGAAGGATATTTGCAGAGTAGCAACGATCTGCATTTATATCTGTGCGACGGCATTTACAGGCGTGTTGACCATCTGCATGCACTTTCATCAGGAAATACCATCGCCAGAGTGTCACAGGATTGGGCAAGGTCAACCGACAGCTCCGACTACTTATTACATGAAGTCGCATTATTCCCCAGCGAAGGTCTTGTGGGAATGAATCGCTTTGAAAGTACGTTCTACTTCTGGGATGACACTGATGAACTATCGGCAGCCACACGCAGCGAGTTTACATGGCCAGATACTGCATCTCAGCCTGTTCATATCTGGCAACTTCTGGGAAGATTGGTCGTCGCTTATCTGCCTAACTCAACTGATTGGGTGCTTCGATCTTATGAGGTGAATAGTATCCCCTTTGACGATCCCATTTCCTACAACGACACGTTGTGGACTTCAGCTATGTCGCCGATTTATGTGACGGATTCAATTCGAATTGGCGCAGGGGAGAAACTGACGATCAATGCTGGCGTAACCGTAAAGTTCGATTATCGAACTGCTATAGTTGTCGACAGCGGAGGAACCCTTGAGGTTAATGGTTCTTCATCGAATGAAGTGAGCCTTGAGAACATGAATGTTGGGGAAACGTGGCGTGGGATTACGGTCAAGAAGGGTTCCCTGTCGATGGACTGGGTGACCGTTACCGACTGTGACACTGTCTGTATTTATACAGACTCACCGGCAAATGTGCAAATCTCGAATTGTACACTTTCGGGTGCGAACATGGCGCTAAACACTCCAGTGCTGCGACTGTGGGGATCGCCGGGCGTGACCCAAACGGTAGAGAATACGGTCGTTGATGATGTACCAACAGGTGTCGGTCTGTATTTGTTGAACTCAAGTGTGAAGTTTCAGAATGTTGACATTACAAACTGCAGCAGAATCAATTCCTATATTAACCACTCCAATGGCCAATTTCGGGAATGCACTTTTTCTGGTAGGTCATCAGTATACGGGGTGCTCTTCTCCACGTCCGGAACCGCGCCAACATTCGAGTGCTGCACTTTTGAAAACCTCGCACCGTTGTCAGGCAGCTATACATCAACGGTTGTGGCGCTGTCAGGAACAGCTCCTGTTTTTGGCTACGAGGGCAGCAGCTTAGCGTGCAATGAATTCAAGGATAGTAGTGTCACGCTCTTAAAGATGTATGGGGCAAGTGTGTTGCCGATCATCGACAATCCTGGTGGAAGCGGAGCTGGTGGTCATAATGACTGGTATCAATACAATTCTTCCGGCATATACATTTACTGGAACAGCCCGTACCCGAATCCCTTGGTGCCGTATCCAGCTAAAGAGCAGTATTGGAACTGGACGCCAGTAAGCATCAATGATTTTTATCCTAGTAACTTAAATAACTTTACTCTAGGGACGGGCGAGTCTTCACCTTGGGGTCCATGCGAAGGTTCGAGTGCAAGTCACGCGCCGCGAGGCAATGAGATTGCTCAACGCTTGGACGACGAACCTAGCTTTTTCGACAGCCTGTTTCAGGTTGCCGTTGCATATGAAGCCAGCGAAGAGTATGAAAGCGCACAGAGTATTTATAGAACGATTGCAACATCTTCCGACGACTACATGCTTGCATGGCAGGCTATGACACATTGTGTTTCAACTCAGGCGTTCTTAGATCCAGTAATTGGAGAAGCATGGATACCTGCGTTAATGGACAGCTTGATTGCCGTTGACAGTTCAGCCTATCCGACAAGAGTGTACGGGGAACGACTCTTAGCTTCATACCGAAGCGCGAGAGGTGAATACGAAATCGCGCTTGAAGCGCTGGCAGACCTTCTGGATTCTGACCTGACGGATGAGGACTCGCTTTTGGTCCTCATGGATGTGCTGGGCATACAAATGTCTGCAGGTCTGATCGACTACCAGGGTGTACTTGATGACAGAATGCTTAGCAGATTCCCACAATCCATAATTATAAACACGTCACTGGAAGCAATACGTGTCAATTTCGACCTTGTTGAGCAACTTGGCCGAATAAGTAGTGATGATGAACCTGAAATGTCATCTGCGGTTCCAAGGGAACTCAAGTTGTATCAAAACTATCCGAACCCGTTTAACCCAAATACGTCGATAGAGTTTGATTTACCGGAACGAACGCAAGTCAATGTGGCAGTGTATAATACCTTAGGGCAAGTTGCAGCAGAGCTCCTTAATACAACAATGCGGCCGGGACACCATTCTGTGATTTGGAGCGGCAAGTCTAGTGGAGGAAAGGACGTTGCCACAGGGCTGTACATATACAGAATTCGTGCTGGATCTTTTGCCGACGCAAAGAAAATGATTCTGCTCCGGTAA
- a CDS encoding DNA polymerase III subunit alpha: MRPPVPLMVRSEYSFLNGASRLEELVKVAAQLGYDTLALTDVDHLCGVPEFLGLCKRHGVRPILGVELTLSTGRIIALAKSCKGFASLCRLLTESHTENERRQPMLREEQLLDHAEDLILIAGGNDAPFASWVFQRRMDKAEAWLRRMQKRQGADFFVRVERTFQPMQQEFNARLVSICSDLQIPIVACNPVHFAHPDQYRIFDLLSCIRNLIKLDDPHPERPINGFGYLHSPAAFTKLFEDMPQALEMTHNVADRCEDYSLNDEMYRPRFGCESDDSSIREFYKLTEAGARRKYGGIGSELDKRIKYELRVITDLGFAGYFLIVHDLLNFARSKGIRYAGRGSSADSVVAYCLDITKVDAFKRNLRFERFINPERKESLPDIDIDFDRRYREEIVQYVIGKYGQDHVAGVASFNRYRARGAIRDVAKALGFETEDIDKLARYSHWALSAKRIASTLDSRPEIRSLQVDKKKFELLFELCAGLDDMPRHISAHPCGVMITGASVQGITPLLRAANGMLISHYDKDGVEDLGLVKFDLLSLPTLGVVEDTAVMVREHSPKFEYDKIPLDDEKTFELLRSGETTGGFQNESPAQQSLAPRLQARTIEDVIAAVALIRPGPLKGEMVEPFVRRRNGTEAVVSIHPVIDKILEHTYGVVLYQEQVISIAVELAGFTPGQADVLRRTISHNRSYEKMAELGEQFVKQAIERGVEPELAEKVFTWIQGYAGYGFCEAHAASFGDTSYKTAYLLQHHPEEFYASLLNHQPMGFFPAATLINEARRRGIAVLGPDCNSSRATTSVQNEAIRIGLLQVSGMNEAEANKIIGAAPYASWGDFVRRVRLSRDLLENLVLAGAFDSLHKNRKELLFSLGSILPPVETDKLALALDLEPVISRRTDFDAFTRSMQEHRVLGFSPDRHFISFWRDTLTAKGIQTCREVKTNQDSKAVLSAAGVVIRPHTPPTKSGKRVIFFSLEDESGLLNVTVFPDVQEKFGHLIPGQSMLVITGRKDKRGSDGLTAFHLAKLPETTFKHKK, from the coding sequence ATGAGACCACCTGTTCCACTTATGGTTCGCAGCGAGTACAGTTTTCTGAACGGCGCGTCGCGATTAGAAGAGCTTGTCAAGGTCGCGGCACAGCTCGGGTATGACACACTTGCGCTGACCGATGTAGATCACTTGTGTGGAGTCCCGGAGTTTCTAGGCCTATGCAAACGACATGGAGTTCGACCAATACTCGGGGTGGAACTTACACTTAGTACCGGCAGAATAATCGCCCTTGCCAAATCGTGCAAGGGTTTTGCTTCTCTCTGTAGGCTACTTACGGAATCGCATACAGAGAATGAGCGACGTCAGCCCATGCTTCGTGAAGAACAACTTCTTGATCATGCAGAAGACCTGATTCTGATTGCAGGTGGCAATGATGCACCCTTTGCCTCATGGGTGTTTCAGCGGCGCATGGATAAGGCGGAAGCCTGGCTTCGTCGTATGCAAAAAAGACAGGGCGCAGATTTCTTTGTACGTGTGGAGCGAACATTCCAGCCGATGCAGCAGGAATTCAACGCAAGGCTGGTTAGTATTTGTTCAGACTTGCAGATACCCATCGTAGCCTGCAATCCTGTTCACTTTGCCCATCCTGATCAATATCGCATCTTTGATCTGCTGTCCTGCATTCGCAATTTAATCAAACTGGACGACCCACATCCGGAGCGACCTATCAACGGATTTGGCTATTTACACAGCCCAGCTGCATTCACTAAGCTCTTTGAAGATATGCCGCAGGCCTTGGAAATGACACATAACGTCGCAGATCGTTGCGAAGACTATTCACTGAACGACGAGATGTATCGTCCCAGGTTTGGCTGTGAATCTGACGATTCTTCAATCCGTGAATTTTACAAGTTGACAGAAGCTGGTGCCCGAAGAAAGTACGGGGGAATAGGAAGCGAACTCGACAAGCGCATCAAATACGAACTTAGGGTCATCACGGACTTGGGGTTCGCAGGGTATTTTCTGATTGTCCATGACCTCTTGAACTTCGCGAGGTCAAAGGGCATCAGATACGCCGGGCGAGGAAGCTCGGCAGACTCTGTCGTCGCATATTGTCTCGACATCACAAAAGTGGATGCCTTCAAGCGCAATCTACGTTTCGAGCGGTTTATCAACCCTGAACGAAAAGAATCGCTGCCGGACATTGATATTGATTTCGACCGTCGGTATCGCGAGGAAATCGTTCAATACGTAATTGGCAAGTACGGGCAAGACCACGTCGCTGGTGTAGCATCCTTCAATCGATACAGGGCACGGGGTGCAATCCGGGATGTTGCAAAGGCGCTTGGATTTGAAACTGAAGACATAGACAAGTTAGCAAGGTATTCCCATTGGGCACTTTCTGCTAAACGAATTGCGTCAACGCTCGACAGTAGACCCGAAATTCGATCTTTGCAGGTAGACAAGAAGAAGTTCGAGCTTCTATTCGAACTCTGCGCCGGTTTGGATGATATGCCCAGACACATCTCGGCGCATCCCTGCGGCGTAATGATCACAGGCGCGTCGGTTCAGGGAATAACACCACTACTGCGAGCCGCAAACGGTATGTTGATATCACATTATGACAAGGACGGTGTGGAAGACTTGGGGCTGGTTAAATTCGACTTACTTTCACTTCCTACGCTGGGCGTAGTAGAAGACACGGCAGTAATGGTTCGAGAGCACTCCCCGAAGTTTGAGTACGACAAGATTCCGTTGGACGACGAAAAAACCTTCGAGCTACTTCGTTCTGGTGAAACGACAGGAGGATTTCAAAATGAAAGTCCTGCACAACAATCTCTCGCACCAAGGCTTCAGGCCCGAACAATCGAAGATGTCATTGCAGCTGTCGCACTGATTCGCCCTGGACCACTGAAGGGCGAAATGGTTGAACCGTTTGTCAGACGGCGAAATGGGACGGAAGCGGTCGTATCAATCCATCCGGTCATTGACAAGATTCTTGAACATACTTACGGAGTTGTACTATACCAAGAGCAGGTTATTAGCATTGCAGTAGAATTAGCTGGATTTACACCCGGACAGGCAGACGTATTACGCAGGACTATTTCACACAACCGATCGTATGAGAAGATGGCCGAGCTAGGCGAACAGTTCGTAAAGCAGGCCATCGAGCGTGGCGTTGAACCAGAGCTTGCCGAAAAGGTTTTTACGTGGATTCAGGGGTACGCGGGATATGGATTCTGTGAAGCACACGCTGCTTCCTTTGGAGACACCAGCTACAAAACAGCCTATCTACTTCAACATCATCCAGAAGAATTCTATGCTTCGCTACTGAATCATCAACCAATGGGATTTTTCCCTGCCGCCACACTGATAAATGAAGCCAGAAGACGTGGAATTGCTGTTTTGGGACCGGACTGTAACAGTAGTCGTGCTACGACTTCAGTCCAGAATGAAGCAATTCGAATCGGATTGCTGCAGGTTTCAGGGATGAATGAGGCGGAAGCGAACAAGATTATTGGTGCAGCTCCGTATGCATCGTGGGGCGACTTTGTCCGTCGCGTTCGACTGAGTCGTGACCTACTGGAGAATCTTGTTTTGGCAGGTGCGTTTGACTCGCTACACAAGAATCGCAAAGAACTTCTATTCAGTTTAGGATCAATCTTGCCTCCGGTTGAAACGGACAAGCTTGCATTAGCACTGGATCTTGAACCCGTGATTTCTCGAAGAACAGATTTCGATGCGTTCACACGGTCAATGCAGGAACATCGTGTTTTAGGGTTTTCTCCGGATCGACATTTTATCTCCTTCTGGCGGGACACTTTGACCGCAAAGGGAATTCAGACGTGCCGTGAGGTTAAAACTAATCAAGACTCGAAAGCCGTGCTTTCCGCAGCAGGAGTTGTGATCCGACCGCACACACCACCTACCAAGTCCGGCAAGCGAGTTATCTTCTTCTCCCTTGAAGATGAATCTGGTCTATTGAACGTCACCGTCTTCCCTGACGTACAGGAAAAGTTTGGGCATTTGATTCCAGGACAGTCCATGCTTGTAATTACAGGCCGCAAGGACAAACGAGGAAGCGACGGGCTTACGGCATTTCATTTGGCGAAGTTACCGGAGACAACTTTCAAACACAAAAAATAA
- a CDS encoding FG-GAP repeat protein, whose translation MPFEVTLDRLGRVGDHNGDDCADVYYYSRETDLTFFYFGNGDWNMSVDLVNQGEPLGSGNSRPSFDVFGDFNGDGFDDYLTRRVVGQNDSTYIYLGSAIPDTIPDMIWFGNFAFPATLSVDINSDGSADLAVGQYQTIDVHLGSQTPSFIPTFVLDFPGCSEGTVSSLISAGDYNNDGYDDLVATSDACANGFGALQLYLGGPWLNPYPVLRIEGMSSPPFNNVPIWRAIGLGDVNGDGIDDLAIGCQRDINDGRRGRVVILSGDTTLHIDASEHPPLAQDFSMSIYPNPVNGVATIRIEQPLGSKPSELAIFNLLGQTVNRFTLAPGTQSLAYDASALASGIYIIQAQSLSNIVSQKLVVLK comes from the coding sequence ATGCCTTTTGAGGTAACACTTGATCGGCTCGGTCGTGTGGGGGATCACAATGGTGACGACTGTGCAGATGTTTATTACTACAGTCGCGAGACGGACCTGACGTTTTTTTACTTTGGTAATGGTGACTGGAACATGAGTGTTGATCTTGTCAACCAAGGCGAGCCGCTTGGCTCAGGGAACAGTAGACCTAGCTTTGACGTCTTTGGTGATTTTAACGGCGACGGATTTGATGATTATTTGACACGACGAGTGGTAGGGCAAAATGATTCCACATATATCTACTTGGGAAGCGCAATACCCGACACGATTCCCGACATGATATGGTTTGGGAATTTTGCTTTTCCCGCGACGCTTTCGGTGGACATAAATAGTGACGGTTCTGCAGATTTAGCTGTGGGTCAATATCAAACGATTGATGTACATTTGGGTAGCCAAACACCCTCTTTTATTCCTACTTTTGTTCTTGATTTCCCCGGATGTTCTGAAGGAACTGTAAGTTCTCTAATAAGCGCCGGTGACTACAACAATGATGGCTACGATGACCTTGTGGCGACTTCAGATGCCTGTGCCAATGGATTTGGCGCGTTACAGCTATACTTGGGCGGCCCTTGGTTAAATCCGTACCCCGTGCTCCGGATTGAAGGAATGAGTTCGCCGCCTTTTAACAATGTTCCGATTTGGCGTGCGATTGGGCTTGGAGATGTAAACGGTGATGGCATAGACGATCTTGCAATTGGATGCCAAAGAGATATCAATGATGGCCGACGTGGACGGGTAGTGATTCTTTCCGGGGATACGACGCTGCATATTGACGCAAGCGAACATCCGCCGCTTGCGCAGGATTTTTCCATGTCCATCTACCCCAATCCGGTTAATGGCGTTGCGACAATCAGAATCGAACAGCCGCTCGGTTCAAAACCTTCAGAGCTTGCGATCTTCAACCTCCTTGGGCAAACGGTAAACAGGTTCACGCTCGCTCCGGGAACTCAAAGTCTTGCTTATGACGCGAGCGCACTCGCGTCAGGAATTTATATCATTCAAGCGCAATCGCTTTCAAATATTGTTTCGCAGAAATTGGTTGTCTTAAAGTAA
- a CDS encoding FG-GAP repeat protein: protein MNGDGKDDIVTRLTAGARVFFGQDIVPDTPDAVLNFPGCPDGAVQEIQSVGDFNHDRYDDIILISQTCNNSWGKMALYLGSPWVNPNPVFQIEGRDPPLNLVGIFTSEPLGDVNGDGVDDFAVGCVNTNNDGRRGRVVIFAGDTTYIVPIGKVGPAVPDQLSLSIYPNPVNGVATFDISSQINSGPLGVIVYNLLGQTVDRIILNANLQTRYLYNTSRLASGHYIVQAYTNTNFTTQKLVVLK from the coding sequence TTGAACGGTGACGGGAAGGATGATATTGTAACGCGTTTAACAGCCGGTGCACGAGTTTTCTTTGGCCAGGATATTGTACCAGATACTCCCGATGCGGTGCTTAATTTTCCGGGCTGTCCGGATGGCGCGGTGCAGGAAATCCAAAGTGTTGGCGACTTTAACCATGATAGGTATGATGACATTATCTTGATTAGCCAAACTTGCAATAATAGCTGGGGCAAGATGGCTCTGTACTTAGGCAGTCCGTGGGTGAATCCGAATCCGGTGTTTCAAATCGAGGGCCGTGACCCGCCGTTAAACTTAGTCGGGATATTTACGTCGGAGCCGTTAGGTGACGTCAACGGCGACGGTGTTGATGATTTTGCTGTGGGTTGTGTAAACACTAATAACGATGGTCGAAGAGGCCGCGTCGTGATTTTTGCGGGAGACACAACTTACATCGTTCCTATTGGTAAAGTCGGACCGGCAGTTCCTGATCAGTTGTCGCTGTCCATTTACCCGAACCCCGTCAACGGCGTTGCGACTTTTGACATCTCATCACAAATAAATTCCGGTCCGTTGGGCGTGATTGTGTACAATCTCTTGGGCCAAACGGTGGACAGAATCATATTAAACGCAAATCTGCAAACACGATATTTATACAACACCTCACGTCTCGCCAGCGGACATTACATTGTCCAAGCTTATACGAACACGAATTTCACAACACAAAAATTGGTTGTCTTAAAGTAA
- a CDS encoding FG-GAP repeat protein, producing MKLLLFLLIFTSALPAQEVIWDRSGDGNHAQFGYLIWAMGDQNNDGFDDWAVSANGEYNELPENEARFLLFHGGNPPETVPYMSFIRNPDVFLRYGGAAIGDVNGDGYIDWQLTLSFVSAPDSQIIHIFLGGPDADMNNDYVLDARPLDVWVQPLGDFNGDGHSDIYRYTPTIDRTDIFFGSANWDTIPDWVKHAQSPQNCLPILTNGDLNGDGFDDFITHGPDTPGGGIFFGSSVPDTIARQWNVSVPGGTMSADLNGDGRKDIVTLGTTQCHVFFGGDFIPEEEDATVNFLCTGGGTSAAESAGDFNGDGYDDVVVLSTSCNNGWGHFALYLGSTWVNPNPILQIAGRAPPLNLVGIFSAESLGDVNGDGLDDFAVGCVNTDNDGRRGRVVIFAGDTTYVVSIGRIGSPIPVAISLTLYPNPANSMVTLSISNPSPTGPLGVVVYNILGQRVDAFPIQASQQTRYSYNVSNLSSGQYVVQVYTANNMLSQKLVVLK from the coding sequence ATGAAGCTTCTGCTCTTCTTATTGATCTTTACAAGCGCATTGCCCGCTCAAGAAGTTATCTGGGACCGTTCAGGCGACGGGAACCATGCACAATTTGGGTATCTCATTTGGGCGATGGGCGATCAGAACAACGATGGGTTTGATGATTGGGCTGTCAGCGCAAACGGGGAGTACAATGAGCTCCCTGAAAATGAAGCTCGTTTTCTGTTGTTTCATGGAGGCAATCCGCCTGAGACAGTCCCCTATATGTCGTTTATTCGTAATCCAGATGTATTTCTACGCTACGGTGGAGCCGCAATCGGGGACGTCAATGGGGATGGATACATTGATTGGCAATTGACCTTAAGTTTTGTGTCTGCGCCAGACAGTCAAATTATTCACATTTTTCTGGGAGGCCCAGATGCAGACATGAATAATGATTACGTTCTTGACGCTCGTCCGCTTGATGTTTGGGTTCAGCCTCTTGGCGATTTCAATGGGGATGGACATTCCGACATTTACCGTTATACCCCCACCATAGACCGCACGGATATTTTTTTCGGTTCGGCGAATTGGGATACGATTCCGGATTGGGTGAAGCATGCACAAAGCCCGCAGAACTGTTTGCCGATTTTAACGAATGGCGACCTCAACGGGGATGGGTTTGACGATTTCATCACTCATGGACCGGACACACCGGGGGGGGGGATATTTTTCGGCTCCTCAGTTCCGGACACAATTGCGCGTCAGTGGAACGTTTCAGTGCCAGGCGGGACCATGTCCGCAGATTTGAACGGTGATGGCAGGAAAGACATTGTTACTCTTGGCACAACACAGTGTCATGTGTTTTTCGGTGGCGACTTCATCCCCGAAGAAGAAGATGCTACCGTAAATTTCCTTTGTACTGGTGGAGGCACAAGTGCGGCGGAGAGCGCTGGAGACTTCAACGGCGATGGCTATGACGATGTTGTCGTTTTAAGCACTTCTTGCAACAACGGTTGGGGGCATTTTGCGTTATATCTTGGCAGTACTTGGGTGAATCCTAATCCAATTCTTCAGATAGCTGGCCGGGCCCCGCCGTTGAATTTGGTGGGAATATTTTCAGCAGAATCGCTTGGGGATGTGAATGGAGACGGGCTGGATGACTTCGCTGTGGGTTGTGTAAACACTGATAACGACGGGCGAAGAGGCCGCGTCGTGATCTTTGCAGGTGATACAACGTACGTCGTTTCTATTGGGAGAATTGGGTCCCCCATACCGGTCGCGATCTCGCTAACCCTATATCCAAATCCAGCAAACAGTATGGTGACATTGTCCATTAGCAATCCATCACCAACAGGTCCATTGGGCGTCGTGGTGTACAACATCTTGGGCCAACGAGTGGACGCTTTCCCGATACAAGCAAGTCAGCAGACACGTTATTCATATAACGTTTCAAACCTTTCCAGCGGACAATATGTTGTTCAGGTTTACACGGCGAACAACATGTTGTCGCAGAAGCTCGTTGTGCTTAAATAG